A region from the uncultured Ilyobacter sp. genome encodes:
- a CDS encoding DUF1858 domain-containing protein yields MLNKKILLEMNIQEILKKYPSLIEILKKHGMHCNECFFSEKVNLREALESSRLSSEEIVEEIIKYMEKGC; encoded by the coding sequence ATGTTAAATAAAAAAATACTTTTAGAAATGAATATTCAGGAGATTTTAAAAAAATACCCATCTCTCATTGAAATATTAAAAAAACATGGAATGCACTGCAATGAGTGTTTTTTTTCTGAAAAGGTAAACTTAAGAGAAGCTTTAGAGAGTTCTAGGTTGTCCTCCGAAGAAATTGTAGAGGAAATCATAAAATATATGGAAAAGGGATGTTGA